In Magnetococcales bacterium, the sequence GATTCTGGCTCAAGGCATTCAGGAAGAGGTGGCCAACGGCATCCTGGTGAAGGTGAATCAGATCGGTACCCTCAGCGAAACCTTCGAAGCGGTGGAGATGGCGCAGCGGGCCGGTTTCTCCACCATCATCAGCCATCGTTCCGGCGAAACGGAAGATACCACCATTGCCGATCTGGCGGTGGCCATGAATGCCGGACAGATCAAAACCGGCTCTTTGTGTCGCACCGACCGGGTGGCCAAGTACAATCAGCTGATTCGCATCGAAGAGAGCCTGGGCCGTTCCGCGCGCTACGGCAGTCGGGAGATTTTCTGCAATCTGGTTCCGGGGTCGGGGGGTTGATACAGGATAACTATTTCTAACTTTGCGCTTTTCTTGTCGGTCTCCTTGAGATAGACTCGCAGCTCAGGGTATCTCCCTACACGCAACGAGAAGGAACCGTCCATGGCCAGAAAAGCCGCCCAGCCCGTCAACGAAGAACCGATGGTGAAAATCGGTGTGGTTGCCCGTCACCTGGGAATTTCCATCCGCACCATTCACATGTACGAAAGGGAGGGGTTGTTCATCTCCTTTAAAAATCCGGCCGGAACCCGCTATTTCAACCATCAGGATGTGGAATGGCTGGAGGAGGTGCGTCACATGATCAAGGCGGGCATCAGCATCGCTGGCATCCGCCGCCTGATGTCTCTGATTCCCTG encodes:
- a CDS encoding MerR family transcriptional regulator, producing MARKAAQPVNEEPMVKIGVVARHLGISIRTIHMYEREGLFISFKNPAGTRYFNHQDVEWLEEVRHMIKAGISIAGIRRLMSLIPCWEAKDCVHVAKGTCPVLTDGTQPCWANRNNKCSQGPQFCRQCEVYGLRFMVTSLKNSMQISLRDKQGLLNGRVANATAA